A stretch of the Phycisphaerales bacterium genome encodes the following:
- a CDS encoding aminotransferase class IV, whose product MKIWLNGSMMDAADARISVLDAGTQHGVGLFETMRASRGEILQMRPHMERLRNSALELQLTESLNVEALCEALMQLLTANELEDARLRLTLTGGDLPGLQAYNNAPRHPNIFIVSQPPTRYPDEFFDKGIIACIADGRLNPLDPHAGHKTLNYWSRIRALQQAGTSGAGEALWFSVSNHLCSGSVSNIFVVSNGSLLTPIAHGEEEGGALPSPVLPGTVRQFVIDQADIAGIGTNRKMLDIDDMLDADEVFLTNSSWGILPLVGVEKEPISDGLVGTVTKQLRDRWVAFLDSGGALENAD is encoded by the coding sequence ATGAAGATTTGGCTTAATGGAAGCATGATGGATGCGGCCGATGCCCGCATCTCCGTCTTAGATGCAGGCACTCAACATGGTGTCGGTCTCTTTGAGACAATGCGCGCGAGTCGCGGAGAGATCCTACAGATGCGCCCGCATATGGAACGCCTCCGCAACTCTGCGCTTGAGCTACAACTCACAGAATCGCTCAATGTCGAGGCCCTCTGTGAGGCATTAATGCAGCTATTGACTGCCAACGAACTTGAAGACGCAAGACTTCGGCTTACGTTAACTGGTGGGGATCTTCCCGGACTTCAAGCGTATAACAATGCGCCGCGTCATCCCAACATTTTTATCGTGTCGCAGCCACCAACTCGATATCCCGACGAGTTCTTTGACAAAGGCATCATCGCCTGCATTGCCGATGGACGGCTGAACCCATTAGATCCTCATGCTGGGCATAAAACCCTAAACTACTGGTCACGCATCCGAGCGCTCCAGCAGGCAGGTACCAGTGGGGCGGGCGAGGCGCTTTGGTTCTCTGTATCTAACCATTTGTGCAGCGGTTCCGTAAGCAATATCTTCGTGGTCAGTAATGGTTCTCTATTAACCCCTATTGCTCATGGTGAAGAAGAGGGCGGGGCATTGCCAAGCCCTGTGCTCCCAGGAACTGTCCGGCAGTTTGTCATTGATCAAGCAGATATTGCTGGAATTGGCACCAATCGAAAGATGCTTGATATTGATGACATGCTTGATGCCGATGAAGTGTTCTTAACCAATTCAAGTTGGGGCATCTTGCCGTTGGTTGGCGTTGAAAAAGAACCAATCTCAGATGGCCTTGTTGGCACAGTCACGAAACAGCTACGCGATCGCTGGGTAGCGTTTCTTGATTCTGGCGGGGCTCTGGAGAATGCAGATTAA